The following proteins are encoded in a genomic region of Thunnus maccoyii chromosome 8, fThuMac1.1, whole genome shotgun sequence:
- the arsia gene encoding arylsulfatase I isoform X2: protein MFDRLINRKRQKMATTALTGFSMMSLLSLGYLSWDLMSPNQVENEPVQTFGNVSPVPQPPHIIFIMTDDQGFNDIGYHSSDIRTPALDKLAADGVKLENYYIQPICTPSRSQFITGRYQIHTGLQHSIIRPRQPNCLPFDHVTLPQRLQELGYSTHMLGKWHLGFYKKECLPTRRGFDTYFGSLTGSVNYYTYDSCDGPGLCGFDLHEGETVAWGQRAVHTPLQSPREYIYPYRELGNVARRKYAAMVSTVDEAVRNITYALRKYGYYQNSVIIFSTDNGGQPLSGGSNWPLRGRKGTYWEGGVRGLGFVHSPLLRKKKRVSKALIHITDWYPTLVGLAGGNESLTEGVDGYDVWEAISEGKESPRLEILHNIDPLYNHARSGSLQKGYGIWNTAVQASIRAGDWKLLTGDPGYGDWTPPQMLPGFPGSWWNLERHTEPQKSVWLFNISRDPYERLDLSEQRPDVVKELLVRLVYYNRTAVPVRYPSEDPRADPHLNGGAWVPWVGDEEEDSWDSVYQKKNKDWKKKLKLSKSRSFFRKLNTRIMSNRI from the exons ATGTTTGATAGATTGATTAATAGAAAGCGTCAGAAGATGGCAACGACAGCTCTGACCGGTTTCTCCATGATGAGTCTGCTCAGCCTCGGGTACCTGAGCTGGGACCTGATGAGTCCCAATCAGGTGGAAAACGAGCCCGTTCAGACATTTGGCAACGTGTCTCCTGTCCCGCAGCCTCctcacatcatcttcatcatgaCAGACGATCAGGGATTCAACGACATCGGTTATCACAGCTCTGATATCAGGACACCAGCGCTGGATAAGCTGGCCGCGGACGGAGTGAAGCTGGAGAATTATTACATCCAGCCCATCTGCACCCCGTCCCGCAGTCAGTTCATCACCGGCAG GTACCAAATTCACACCGGCCTGCAGCACTCTATCATCCGGCCCCGCCAGCCTAACTGCCTGCCCTTTGACCACGTCACCCTTCCCCAGAGGCTTCAGGAGCTCGGCTACTCAACCCACATGCTAGGCAAGTGGCACCTGGGCTTCTACAAGAAGGAGTGCTTGCCCACTCGCCGTGGCTTCGACACATATTTTGGCTCCTTAACAGGAAGTGTGAACTACTACACCTACGACTCCTGTGATGGCCCTGGGCTGTGTGGCTTCGACCTCCATGAGGGGGAGACGGTAGCCTGGGGTCAGAGGG CTGTCCATACACCCCTGCAGTCCCCCCGGGAGTACATCTATCCATACCGCGAGCTGGGCAACGTGGCCCGCAGGAAGTATGCTGCTATGGTCTCAACGGTAGATGAGGCGGTTCGGAACATAACATACGCCCTCCGCAAGTATGGTTACTACCAGAACAGTGTCATCATCTTCTCGACTGACAACGGTGGCCAGCCTTTATCTGGTGGCAGTAACTGGCCACTCAGAGGACGTAAAGGCACCTACTGGGAAGGCGGCGTCCGGGGTTTGGGGTTTGTCCACAGCCCTCtgttgaggaagaagaagagggtgagTAAAGCCCTGATACACATCACTGACTGGTACCCAACACTGGTGGGATTAGCAGGTGGCAATGAGTCCCTGACTGAGGGGGTGGATGGGTATGATGTTTGGGAAGCCATCAGCGAGGGGAAGGAATCACCCAGATTGGAGATTCTCCACAACATTGACCCTCTGTATAACCATGCTCGCAGTGGCTCCCTGCAGAAAGGATATGGGATTTGGAACACAGCCGTGCAGGCCTCCATACGAGCTGGAGACTGGAAACTCCTGACAGGAGACCCTGGTTATGGAGACTGGACACCACCACAGATGCTTCCTGGTTTCCCCGGCAGCTGGTGGAACCTGGAGAGGCACACTGAACCCCAGAAATCAGTATGGCTTTTCAACATCTCCAGAGACCCCTATGAACGTTTGGACCTTTCTGAGCAGAGACCAGACGTTGTCAAAGAGTTGTTGGTCAGACTGGTGTACTACAACCGCACTGCAGTGCCAGTACGGTACCCATCAGAGGACCCACGGGCGGACCCCCACCTGAATGGAGGTGCCTGGGTACCTTGGGtgggagatgaggaggaggacagcTGGGACAGTGtttaccagaaaaaaaacaaggactGGAAGAAGAAGCTTAAACTGTCCAAAAGCAGGTCGTTTTTCAGAAAACTCAACACGAGGATCATGTCCAACAGGATATAG
- the arsia gene encoding arylsulfatase I isoform X1 has protein sequence MFDRLINRKRQKMATTALTGFSMMSLLSLGYLSWDLMSPNQVENEPVQTFGNVSPVPQPPHIIFIMTDDQGFNDIGYHSSDIRTPALDKLAADGVKLENYYIQPICTPSRSQFITGRYQIHTGLQHSIIRPRQPNCLPFDHVTLPQRLQELGYSTHMLGKWHLGFYKKECLPTRRGFDTYFGSLTGSVNYYTYDSCDGPGLCGFDLHEGETVAWGQRGKYSTHLYTQRVRKILATHDPQSQPLFIFLSFQAVHTPLQSPREYIYPYRELGNVARRKYAAMVSTVDEAVRNITYALRKYGYYQNSVIIFSTDNGGQPLSGGSNWPLRGRKGTYWEGGVRGLGFVHSPLLRKKKRVSKALIHITDWYPTLVGLAGGNESLTEGVDGYDVWEAISEGKESPRLEILHNIDPLYNHARSGSLQKGYGIWNTAVQASIRAGDWKLLTGDPGYGDWTPPQMLPGFPGSWWNLERHTEPQKSVWLFNISRDPYERLDLSEQRPDVVKELLVRLVYYNRTAVPVRYPSEDPRADPHLNGGAWVPWVGDEEEDSWDSVYQKKNKDWKKKLKLSKSRSFFRKLNTRIMSNRI, from the exons ATGTTTGATAGATTGATTAATAGAAAGCGTCAGAAGATGGCAACGACAGCTCTGACCGGTTTCTCCATGATGAGTCTGCTCAGCCTCGGGTACCTGAGCTGGGACCTGATGAGTCCCAATCAGGTGGAAAACGAGCCCGTTCAGACATTTGGCAACGTGTCTCCTGTCCCGCAGCCTCctcacatcatcttcatcatgaCAGACGATCAGGGATTCAACGACATCGGTTATCACAGCTCTGATATCAGGACACCAGCGCTGGATAAGCTGGCCGCGGACGGAGTGAAGCTGGAGAATTATTACATCCAGCCCATCTGCACCCCGTCCCGCAGTCAGTTCATCACCGGCAG GTACCAAATTCACACCGGCCTGCAGCACTCTATCATCCGGCCCCGCCAGCCTAACTGCCTGCCCTTTGACCACGTCACCCTTCCCCAGAGGCTTCAGGAGCTCGGCTACTCAACCCACATGCTAGGCAAGTGGCACCTGGGCTTCTACAAGAAGGAGTGCTTGCCCACTCGCCGTGGCTTCGACACATATTTTGGCTCCTTAACAGGAAGTGTGAACTACTACACCTACGACTCCTGTGATGGCCCTGGGCTGTGTGGCTTCGACCTCCATGAGGGGGAGACGGTAGCCTGGGGTCAGAGGGGTAAGTACTCCACCCATCTGTATACACAAAGAGTCCGTAAGATTCTGGCAACCCATGATCCTCAGTCCCAGCCGCTGTTCATCTTCCTATCCTTCCAAGCTGTCCATACACCCCTGCAGTCCCCCCGGGAGTACATCTATCCATACCGCGAGCTGGGCAACGTGGCCCGCAGGAAGTATGCTGCTATGGTCTCAACGGTAGATGAGGCGGTTCGGAACATAACATACGCCCTCCGCAAGTATGGTTACTACCAGAACAGTGTCATCATCTTCTCGACTGACAACGGTGGCCAGCCTTTATCTGGTGGCAGTAACTGGCCACTCAGAGGACGTAAAGGCACCTACTGGGAAGGCGGCGTCCGGGGTTTGGGGTTTGTCCACAGCCCTCtgttgaggaagaagaagagggtgagTAAAGCCCTGATACACATCACTGACTGGTACCCAACACTGGTGGGATTAGCAGGTGGCAATGAGTCCCTGACTGAGGGGGTGGATGGGTATGATGTTTGGGAAGCCATCAGCGAGGGGAAGGAATCACCCAGATTGGAGATTCTCCACAACATTGACCCTCTGTATAACCATGCTCGCAGTGGCTCCCTGCAGAAAGGATATGGGATTTGGAACACAGCCGTGCAGGCCTCCATACGAGCTGGAGACTGGAAACTCCTGACAGGAGACCCTGGTTATGGAGACTGGACACCACCACAGATGCTTCCTGGTTTCCCCGGCAGCTGGTGGAACCTGGAGAGGCACACTGAACCCCAGAAATCAGTATGGCTTTTCAACATCTCCAGAGACCCCTATGAACGTTTGGACCTTTCTGAGCAGAGACCAGACGTTGTCAAAGAGTTGTTGGTCAGACTGGTGTACTACAACCGCACTGCAGTGCCAGTACGGTACCCATCAGAGGACCCACGGGCGGACCCCCACCTGAATGGAGGTGCCTGGGTACCTTGGGtgggagatgaggaggaggacagcTGGGACAGTGtttaccagaaaaaaaacaaggactGGAAGAAGAAGCTTAAACTGTCCAAAAGCAGGTCGTTTTTCAGAAAACTCAACACGAGGATCATGTCCAACAGGATATAG